A segment of the Colletotrichum destructivum chromosome 3, complete sequence genome:
ATGCAGGGGGTACTCCTCATAATCAGATTCTCTCTCCAGATCATCAAAGTCTTTCTCCAATTGCTCCCTGCACATCTGTTCAAGCATCCAAACAAATGACAAGCACGCCGCATCCTCATCCGTCTCGATCAAACATAAATCCGAGCACGAGTCTGGTATCTCGTAGTACTTGCAACCGTCCCCACGGAACACCACACGGGTCTCCCATCTCATCACGCTAGTGGAGCGTTCGTCAAGGGCTGTGGCCTGCAGGCGGAGACGACGGTCCACCATCCACAGCCTTGTATTATGCATCTCTTTCATAGCGTCCAGCAACAGGCGATAAGTCGCCCATCTAGGTCTGTCATACTTGAAGTTGTAACTGAGGTCGCCGTGGATCCACTCTTGCTGATACTCTTCGAGCTCGTCGTAGTCCCAGGATGGGTCGAATTCCACCGCAATGTCCGCAAAGCTGACGAAGCCGCGAGGCATAGACGAAAACATGTGGCCGTCACCCAGACTTGAGAAATCATCAACGTCCCACGTCTGTAGCATGATGAGATCCCGCCTCGGTAGGACAGTTATGTATTGCCAGTTGTTGCTGTCATGGACTGGAAATATGGCTGGCAGATCCTTGTAGTCCTCGTGGCGAATGCTAAGGCGGCTCGAATCAGAGAGAAGTGGTCGGCATGGATCATCGTAAAGATCGGCCCAATGGCATAGATTGTACCGGCGATGCATGGCGGCGCGAGACTCCTTACAAGTAGTCCATAGAGCACCGTCGATGGCGTAAGTGGACTTGTTATGGTTCCAACTTGCAGTCAATGCATCGTCGTCAGCGAGCGGGGCACCGAGAACTTCCCGCTGGTATGTGTGCGACAATGGCATCAGATGTGACTTAATCTTTTCGGGGACTTCGTGGTTAGTGTAGAAAGAGAAGTATTGGACACCACGGAGATCGACAGGACGGACTGCGTGGTCCCAGATCACGTCTCGAAGTTCTCCTGGCAGCTGCGGAAACGGGTGGAAGGTTGTGATGCCCATGATTACTGGGTTGGCCGGTCTTTCCTAGTAACTGAGGGATAGCGGACTGAAGATTgatgggatggatgatggaacAAGACTGCAAAAAGGGCGCCCCTTTATCAGGGTTAAGGATCATCTTTCTCCGAATGCTTCAGATAGGAGGATATAATACCATGGTTGGCGGAAAGTTTATCTACCATCGTGAGATGTGAACCATAGCAAACCCGAGATAAAGTAGACTGATTGCCGGCGTGACAACGCCAAAACTTCATGTCCGCGATATCAAGCCCATCAAACACCCTTCCGGAAAGCCTCTCCATCCTTCGATGCAGCGTTATTCCTGCCTTTTCCTCGTCTTAGGGAAGTACTGCGATGTATCCCCTAGCGGCAACTCCACGACCGAGTCTTTCAGTAGCAGGTGGAAAGTCAAGTACCTGGATAGCGTCAGTAAATAAACTCTttcaaaaacaaaaagaacaTCTCGC
Coding sequences within it:
- a CDS encoding Putative 2EXR domain-containing protein, coding for MGITTFHPFPQLPGELRDVIWDHAVRPVDLRGVQYFSFYTNHEVPEKIKSHLMPLSHTYQREVLGAPLADDDALTASWNHNKSTYAIDGALWTTCKESRAAMHRRYNLCHWADLYDDPCRPLLSDSSRLSIRHEDYKDLPAIFPVHDSNNWQYITVLPRRDLIMLQTWDVDDFSSLGDGHMFSSMPRGFVSFADIAVEFDPSWDYDELEEYQQEWIHGDLSYNFKYDRPRWATYRLLLDAMKEMHNTRLWMVDRRLRLQATALDERSTSVMRWETRVVFRGDGCKYYEIPDSCSDLCLIETDEDAACLSFVWMLEQMCREQLEKDFDDLERESDYEEYPLHIRSFQSWGVLACEEA